A genomic region of Acidobacteriota bacterium contains the following coding sequences:
- a CDS encoding VWA domain-containing protein, with protein MFCSSFAVTFRRAVWSVVLVVIGVLGCSQSVFAQAGVVIPGNSSTPDVKQLSLAEMSTDIRIDHQYVRVKIVQIYANHTSQVLESKYIFQLPTTGAISDFAVWDGDIRIPGVILEVKRATEIYEELKAQYIDPGLVTQEDEEGGSTAFTVRLTPIPAYGTKRVEMEYTQLLPVEGGQTFFSLPLKPSEYGQQMAGIFSLSLDVMSRIPMSQLNVRSTQYPLAFSVQQPDHIVGAFTGTNVSFGQDFAFDYTLQNTKTELSLLTYRAPEIISPLELRDPNRTKPDNDGYFEIAAVFNERGAKPGEFIKATTEKRSVVILLDTSLSMQWEKLDRAFQATELFLRTLAAQDSFNVLLFNDDVQAFSTTPLTATPENIERALTFIKQSYLSGGTDFVGALKKGLELAKQLPGDERDLILITDGNPTLTTTVSRRMVQDFSTANGSGTKRIARVYAFGIGSDTNQQFLKELARTSRGYFDWGRETDELEFRLTAFFAKVGQKPIEALALTTSDGANVYSVYPDVDTTSYDGSRFSFVGRYRRPAQSITFSLAGDQHGRPIKLAASAALPELDNTHSHLPRMWARQRVDALLRLIALNGEDEALIAEIIALSKKYKFVTPYTAFLAAPRSLLRPRVIKPGDPILRVRTDASIKSVVAVFPFGLTKTLTYLTSEDIWETRFLAPKEMQDGSYACRLILTDDKGNVFQEEKRFVIDSRPPQLKPELAKTLAQAGDSIEIRVAADQDTRRISARLAGTLPVRVIWDPKRKTNIGVIHIPEGVPSGLYTIIVTAEDFAHNVVGSEVTLEVIGG; from the coding sequence ATGTTTTGTAGTTCATTTGCTGTGACTTTTCGAAGAGCGGTGTGGTCGGTGGTGCTGGTTGTGATCGGCGTACTCGGCTGTTCCCAATCAGTTTTCGCCCAGGCCGGAGTGGTCATCCCAGGAAATTCCTCAACCCCAGATGTAAAACAGCTTTCACTGGCTGAGATGTCAACCGATATTCGGATTGACCATCAGTATGTGCGGGTCAAGATCGTCCAGATCTATGCCAACCACACCAGTCAAGTCCTTGAATCCAAATACATTTTTCAGTTGCCAACCACGGGGGCGATTTCGGATTTCGCGGTATGGGACGGAGATATTCGCATTCCTGGCGTGATTCTGGAAGTCAAACGGGCAACTGAGATCTATGAAGAACTCAAAGCCCAGTATATTGACCCCGGCCTGGTCACACAGGAAGACGAAGAAGGCGGCAGCACCGCCTTTACCGTACGGCTGACGCCGATTCCGGCTTATGGAACCAAACGAGTCGAAATGGAATATACCCAGCTTCTGCCGGTCGAAGGCGGTCAGACATTTTTCTCGCTACCGCTCAAACCCTCGGAATATGGCCAGCAAATGGCGGGGATTTTCAGCCTGTCGCTAGATGTGATGAGTCGGATTCCGATGTCCCAACTCAATGTGCGAAGTACCCAGTACCCACTGGCCTTTTCGGTTCAGCAACCTGACCACATTGTGGGGGCTTTTACTGGCACGAATGTTTCGTTTGGTCAGGATTTTGCCTTTGACTACACACTGCAAAATACCAAAACCGAATTGAGCCTGCTGACTTATCGCGCTCCGGAAATCATCTCGCCGCTGGAATTGCGTGACCCAAACCGGACCAAACCGGACAACGACGGGTATTTTGAAATTGCAGCGGTGTTTAATGAACGTGGCGCCAAACCGGGTGAATTCATCAAAGCCACCACTGAAAAACGCTCAGTCGTGATCTTGCTTGACACGTCGCTCTCGATGCAGTGGGAGAAACTGGACCGGGCGTTTCAAGCCACCGAGCTGTTTTTACGGACACTGGCTGCCCAGGATAGTTTTAACGTGCTGCTCTTTAATGACGACGTGCAGGCGTTCTCAACTACACCGCTGACGGCGACACCTGAAAACATCGAGCGGGCGCTCACTTTTATCAAGCAAAGCTATTTGTCAGGTGGAACGGATTTTGTTGGTGCGCTCAAAAAGGGATTGGAACTGGCCAAACAGTTGCCCGGTGACGAGCGCGATTTGATTTTGATTACCGACGGGAACCCAACGCTGACCACCACGGTCTCACGTCGGATGGTTCAGGATTTCTCCACGGCCAACGGAAGCGGCACCAAACGGATTGCCCGCGTGTATGCTTTTGGAATTGGTTCTGACACCAATCAGCAATTCTTGAAAGAACTGGCGCGGACAAGCCGTGGCTATTTTGACTGGGGACGCGAAACCGACGAACTGGAATTCCGATTGACGGCCTTTTTTGCCAAGGTTGGCCAAAAGCCGATTGAAGCGCTGGCCCTGACCACCAGTGACGGGGCCAATGTCTATTCGGTCTATCCCGATGTGGACACCACCAGTTACGACGGGTCACGGTTTTCATTTGTCGGACGCTATCGTCGTCCGGCGCAATCCATCACGTTTTCACTGGCTGGCGATCAGCATGGCCGCCCGATCAAGCTCGCCGCCAGTGCTGCTTTGCCGGAACTGGATAACACCCACAGTCACCTGCCACGAATGTGGGCACGCCAACGCGTAGACGCCCTGCTCCGGTTGATTGCGCTCAATGGCGAAGACGAAGCCCTGATTGCCGAAATCATCGCCCTTTCCAAAAAATACAAGTTTGTCACTCCCTACACCGCCTTTCTGGCTGCTCCACGGTCATTGCTCAGACCGCGCGTCATCAAACCGGGTGACCCGATACTCAGGGTTCGAACTGATGCTTCAATCAAGTCGGTGGTGGCAGTGTTCCCCTTTGGCTTGACCAAAACGCTGACCTACCTTACCTCTGAAGATATCTGGGAAACCCGATTTTTAGCGCCGAAAGAAATGCAGGATGGGAGTTACGCCTGTCGGTTGATTTTGACCGATGACAAAGGGAATGTTTTTCAGGAAGAAAAACGGTTTGTGATTGACAGCCGGCCTCCGCAACTCAAGCCCGAACTGGCCAAAACGCTGGCTCAGGCGGGCGACTCAATCGAAATCCGGGTGGCTGCCGATCAGGATACCCGCCGAATCTCAGCCCGACTGGCTGGAACCCTTCCCGTCAGAGTCATTTGGGATCCAAAACGCAAGACCAACATTGGGGTGATTCACATTCCTGAGGGAGTACCTTCCGGGCTCTATACCATCATCGTGACCGCTGAAGACTTTGCCCATAACGTGGTTGGCTCTGAGGTCACTCTTGAAGTTATTGGCGGCTAA
- a CDS encoding molybdenum cofactor guanylyltransferase, with protein MPSTLFPDVSGFILAGGESRRMGVNKARLLVEGVPMIERVLNILSAVTNDVSIVTNTPEAYLRLGVPLLGDLRRDASRGAGPLAGIEAALHAATRSFSIIVACDLPFLTAEFLSLLLNHRQEAQIVVPETTGTQNPQLHSMCAVYQASVFPVVTRLLDNGERRMETLLEHTTVRRIRASEYAHLPRSNRLLMNVNTPDEFQAVHHHD; from the coding sequence ATGCCTTCAACTCTTTTTCCTGATGTAAGTGGATTTATTCTGGCTGGCGGTGAAAGCCGGCGAATGGGCGTTAACAAAGCCCGCCTTCTGGTCGAAGGAGTGCCGATGATTGAGCGCGTGTTGAATATTCTTTCTGCAGTGACAAATGACGTTTCGATTGTGACCAACACGCCGGAAGCATATCTGAGACTTGGGGTTCCGCTGTTGGGTGACTTACGTCGGGATGCCAGTCGTGGCGCTGGGCCACTGGCTGGAATCGAAGCCGCTTTGCACGCGGCAACTCGGTCATTTTCAATCATTGTGGCGTGTGATCTTCCCTTTTTGACGGCTGAGTTTCTATCTTTACTCCTCAACCATCGCCAGGAAGCCCAGATTGTCGTTCCAGAAACGACTGGAACTCAAAATCCACAGCTTCACAGCATGTGCGCTGTGTATCAGGCATCTGTTTTCCCAGTTGTGACCAGGTTACTTGATAATGGGGAGCGGCGAATGGAAACCCTGCTTGAACACACCACAGTCCGTCGTATCCGGGCCTCCGAATATGCGCATCTGCCTCGGTCCAATCGGTTGTTGATGAATGTCAACACACCCGATGAATTCCAGGCAGTTCACCATCACGACTGA
- a CDS encoding ACT domain-containing protein, whose translation MSYPTNHTINNLGETNLTQLIRSMQPSVADQCFIFCTLPESAAIPLIPQTLGFFREAEGVTLILEKEVALAHQIQFRGEWAKVTLTVHSSLEAVGFLAAISQPLATAGISTNVISAFFHDHLLVQWDRREKAVEILNQLAQTAAQS comes from the coding sequence GTGAGTTATCCAACAAACCACACTATAAACAATTTGGGTGAAACCAACCTCACTCAACTGATTCGATCCATGCAACCCAGCGTGGCTGATCAGTGTTTTATTTTCTGCACGCTTCCTGAATCTGCTGCCATTCCTTTGATTCCACAGACTTTAGGGTTTTTTCGTGAAGCTGAAGGTGTTACTCTCATTCTGGAAAAAGAAGTTGCGTTGGCCCATCAAATCCAATTTCGTGGCGAATGGGCCAAAGTTACCCTCACGGTTCATTCTTCACTCGAAGCCGTGGGCTTTCTGGCCGCGATTTCACAACCACTGGCCACTGCCGGAATCAGCACCAACGTCATTTCAGCTTTTTTTCACGATCATCTTTTGGTTCAATGGGATAGACGTGAGAAGGCTGTTGAAATCCTCAACCAACTGGCTCAAACGGCTGCTCAGTCGTGA
- a CDS encoding glycosyltransferase family 2 protein, giving the protein MINGLKVVVVLPAYNAAKTLLRTYNEVDRNVVDELILVDDASHDDTAEVARSLGIKTIVHTTNLGYGGNQKTCYREALKAGADIVIMLHPDYQYTPKLLPAMAYLIACGHYDCVLGSRIIGKGALLGNMPAYKYFFNRCLTAFQNILLSERLSEYHTGYRAFSRKLLEKLPLGENDNDFIFDNEMLAQIVYFDFQIGEISCPTRYEADSSSINFIRSCKYGLGVLGVSMAFKLQKWGLGKWRIFDPNGKRLSE; this is encoded by the coding sequence ATGATAAATGGACTCAAAGTCGTTGTCGTCTTACCAGCCTATAATGCGGCCAAAACGCTGCTCAGAACTTACAATGAAGTTGACCGGAATGTAGTTGACGAACTGATTCTCGTTGATGACGCCAGTCACGATGATACGGCTGAAGTTGCTCGCAGCCTTGGAATTAAAACCATTGTTCACACCACAAATCTTGGATACGGCGGCAATCAAAAAACCTGTTATCGCGAAGCCCTCAAGGCTGGCGCCGATATTGTCATCATGTTGCACCCGGACTATCAATACACGCCTAAGTTGCTCCCGGCGATGGCCTACCTGATTGCGTGCGGTCACTATGATTGCGTGCTTGGGTCACGCATCATCGGGAAGGGAGCGCTACTGGGAAACATGCCAGCTTATAAATACTTCTTTAACCGATGTTTAACAGCATTTCAGAACATTTTGCTGAGTGAACGTCTCTCTGAATATCACACCGGGTACCGGGCATTTTCACGGAAGTTGCTCGAAAAATTACCGCTGGGCGAAAACGACAACGATTTCATCTTCGACAATGAAATGCTGGCTCAGATTGTCTATTTTGATTTCCAAATCGGCGAAATTAGCTGTCCGACGCGCTATGAAGCTGACTCATCATCAATCAATTTCATCCGAAGTTGTAAATATGGGCTGGGCGTGCTAGGCGTTTCAATGGCGTTCAAGCTTCAAAAATGGGGACTGGGCAAGTGGCGGATTTTTGATCCAAATGGGAAGCGGTTGAGTGAGTAG
- the hemF gene encoding oxygen-dependent coproporphyrinogen oxidase — translation MSDMTQPPMLDRAREFFAALQDEICTALEAIDGSAFQQDLWDRPGGGGGRTRVLQEGSVFEKGGVNFSYVFGEMPEKLARQVDSGGDRSFSATGVSLVLHPRNPMVPTVHANFRYFEQGSVAWFGGGADLTPYYPYREDAVHFHTVLKAACDQHHPDYYPRFKKWCDDYFYLPHRTETRGVGGLFFDHLKGEESSLEAIFAFVQDAGKAFLPAYLPIVERRQPEPYAERERTHQLIRRGRYVEFNLVYDRGTLFGLETKGRTESILMSLPPLAKWVYDYRPEPGTPEAAALEFYKPHNWLD, via the coding sequence ATGTCGGATATGACTCAGCCGCCAATGCTTGACCGGGCACGCGAGTTTTTTGCGGCCTTGCAAGATGAAATTTGTACTGCCCTTGAGGCGATTGACGGCAGCGCCTTTCAACAGGATTTGTGGGATCGTCCCGGCGGTGGCGGCGGACGAACCCGCGTGCTTCAGGAAGGCAGTGTTTTTGAAAAGGGCGGCGTGAATTTTTCCTATGTGTTTGGCGAGATGCCCGAAAAACTGGCCCGACAGGTAGACAGCGGCGGAGACCGGTCATTTTCAGCTACCGGCGTGTCGCTGGTCTTACACCCACGCAACCCGATGGTGCCGACCGTGCATGCCAATTTCCGCTATTTCGAGCAGGGAAGCGTGGCCTGGTTTGGAGGTGGGGCTGATTTAACGCCGTACTATCCGTACCGCGAAGATGCCGTCCACTTTCACACCGTTTTGAAGGCCGCCTGCGACCAGCATCATCCCGACTATTATCCGCGCTTTAAAAAGTGGTGTGATGACTATTTTTACCTGCCGCATCGCACTGAGACCCGTGGCGTCGGCGGTTTGTTTTTCGATCATCTGAAAGGTGAGGAAAGCAGCCTTGAGGCGATCTTCGCTTTTGTTCAGGATGCTGGTAAAGCGTTTCTCCCCGCCTATTTACCGATTGTTGAACGCCGCCAGCCTGAACCCTATGCCGAACGCGAACGCACTCATCAGTTGATTCGTCGCGGTCGGTATGTGGAATTCAATCTGGTCTATGATCGCGGCACCTTGTTTGGTCTTGAAACCAAAGGCCGTACCGAATCCATTTTGATGTCACTCCCACCGCTTGCCAAATGGGTGTATGATTACCGGCCTGAACCTGGAACCCCTGAAGCCGCTGCCCTCGAATTCTATAAACCGCACAACTGGCTCGACTGA
- a CDS encoding OsmC family protein, with protein sequence MAVEITGAYIGNLKFELTHGPSGTVIRTAPPVDNNGDGSSFSPTDLASAALGACMVTIVAMVAERDGIDCTGLGFHIEKHMSTTPPRRIGRLPVRITMPKGLTDAQKAKLERAALTCPVHHSLHPDIEKPATFVYE encoded by the coding sequence ATGGCCGTTGAAATTACAGGTGCTTACATTGGCAATTTGAAGTTTGAACTTACGCATGGACCGTCAGGAACGGTCATTCGCACGGCGCCGCCGGTTGACAATAACGGCGATGGCAGTTCGTTTTCGCCCACTGATCTGGCTTCGGCAGCGCTCGGAGCCTGTATGGTGACGATTGTGGCGATGGTTGCCGAGCGTGATGGCATTGACTGCACCGGGCTTGGCTTTCACATTGAAAAACACATGTCCACCACGCCTCCGCGTCGAATTGGACGACTGCCTGTGCGAATCACCATGCCCAAAGGACTGACAGATGCGCAAAAAGCCAAACTCGAACGGGCGGCGCTGACCTGCCCGGTCCATCACAGCCTCCATCCGGATATCGAAAAGCCCGCCACTTTTGTCTATGAATAA
- the smc gene encoding chromosome segregation protein SMC, with protein sequence MLRLDKLEIRGFKSFCDFTEVVFHEGITAIVGPNGCGKSNVMDAVIWVLGEQSAKNLRGGKMEDIIFNGTRDRKPLGMAEVLLTFTAVADIEPDKNLEDDLSTEDLLIPEIPIDEIEESLQQQFTGEPDQPASEVSSEENSPAKTQRRGPRKFRIPTLVQGEKITIGRRLYRSGESDYLINGRTCRLRDILDFFSGTGLSRARYAIIEQGRIGQVLSSKPHDRRALIEEAAGVAKFKAKRHAAEVKLESTRQNLSRLNDLTSEIERQVNSLKRQASKARRYVALRDEMRAALRAFFIRTAQQLKESHHAVSAAFDACTSQLEHLTSQTQLLTTQTAEARQFARVAEDQLTAARQHASEVNLECDRATNLRKHLCEQIEQMVLRQRELASEATRLAERRHLVVHDLEASRLKNEQLGVELSGDEKRLSGIEARYKAESHKLQESERQQEQVRSQLIAHITRIERLRNQEQQHHDLEARLVRQAQNLESEGQRAIERHLQAVQELESATETREALTTQIQGFRETLATLNAEVNRGNDAVKQAQIALTTAQRERTRVEDRLGSLKNLDDHHAYYSSTVKTLLHEAKKIPGLHVVGTLADFLNVPSTYESLVETVLGDRVQSILVPTMEMAVNAATWLEANKGGRATFLVTGFQGGEGDPPAATSRKKRLAEGEPDTGTGLSFLSVLGLSPQFNTVFSRALPQLAEAHIASSLDEALDWSAQDPTRLFLTPDGAQVLGCSLLVTRGSEKPPTSVLALKREIKELTAKIGELDEAVHQQTLVLEKAQARLTEHKAQQRETDGELRELENRAAAASVELKQRQRDVERADQHCHVVESEKTQLARERAQLAERLAQTKTELEQAEVRHKSLESEFAVAQEKLTALRPSVELISEELSLIRAEVAARLERRRSASSELRRLENEIRDVEHRQGQLELEQVEARGRLETHKQQLTDCEAQIVTSTKGQLTAAEKVTKAVMRLETLRSRADELEEKLNQLRGNEKAVREARSSHEIEQARIISEYEHVIKTCRSELSEHLEELLAAETVPDARTLEELSTDLDDLREKIETLGPVNMLALEELEEATKRHEFLIAQRADVIDAIATTEEALKEIRKRTRQRFLEAFNQINDHFARVFQELFGGGRGEMILIDQEDVLESGIDLIAQPPGKRLQSVLLLSGGEKAMVALALVLAIFRYKPSPFCILNPEP encoded by the coding sequence ATGTTACGACTCGATAAACTGGAAATCCGTGGTTTTAAAAGCTTTTGCGACTTTACCGAAGTCGTTTTTCACGAAGGAATCACCGCTATTGTTGGTCCCAACGGGTGCGGCAAGTCAAACGTGATGGACGCCGTCATCTGGGTGCTTGGTGAACAATCCGCCAAAAACCTGCGCGGCGGTAAAATGGAAGACATCATCTTTAATGGGACGCGCGACCGAAAACCGCTTGGAATGGCCGAAGTGTTGCTGACATTCACCGCTGTGGCCGACATCGAACCTGACAAAAATCTGGAAGACGACCTTTCAACCGAAGATTTGTTGATCCCTGAAATTCCGATTGATGAAATTGAAGAATCGCTCCAGCAACAGTTTACGGGTGAACCGGACCAACCGGCAAGTGAAGTTTCTTCGGAAGAGAACTCCCCAGCAAAGACACAACGCCGGGGACCGCGCAAATTTCGAATTCCAACGCTGGTGCAGGGCGAAAAAATCACCATTGGCCGTCGCCTGTACCGCTCTGGTGAAAGTGATTATCTGATCAACGGTCGGACGTGCCGTCTGCGTGACATTCTCGATTTTTTTAGTGGAACGGGCCTGAGTCGTGCCCGCTATGCGATTATCGAACAGGGCCGAATTGGGCAGGTGCTCTCTTCCAAGCCGCACGACCGCCGGGCACTCATCGAGGAAGCCGCCGGGGTGGCCAAATTTAAAGCCAAACGTCACGCGGCGGAGGTCAAGCTGGAAAGCACCCGCCAGAACCTCTCTCGATTAAATGATTTAACCTCCGAAATCGAACGTCAGGTCAACAGTCTCAAACGCCAGGCGTCAAAAGCCCGCCGATATGTGGCGCTTCGGGATGAAATGCGGGCTGCCTTGCGGGCGTTTTTTATTCGCACCGCCCAGCAACTCAAGGAATCACATCACGCTGTTTCCGCTGCCTTCGATGCCTGCACGTCGCAGTTAGAACACCTCACCTCACAAACGCAGCTTCTTACCACCCAAACTGCTGAAGCCCGGCAGTTTGCCCGTGTGGCTGAAGACCAGTTGACTGCTGCCCGCCAGCACGCTTCGGAAGTCAATCTGGAATGCGACCGGGCCACCAATTTGCGCAAACATTTGTGTGAACAAATCGAGCAGATGGTGCTCCGTCAGCGCGAACTTGCTTCTGAAGCAACTCGGTTGGCTGAGCGCCGTCATCTGGTGGTTCATGATTTGGAAGCAAGTCGGTTGAAAAACGAGCAACTGGGGGTTGAGCTGAGCGGCGATGAAAAACGGCTTTCTGGAATTGAAGCTCGCTATAAAGCCGAATCGCACAAGCTCCAGGAATCAGAGCGCCAGCAGGAACAGGTCAGATCACAATTGATTGCCCACATCACCCGGATCGAGCGGCTGCGCAACCAGGAACAACAACACCATGACCTGGAAGCCCGACTGGTTCGGCAGGCGCAAAATCTTGAGTCTGAAGGACAACGGGCGATTGAACGCCATCTGCAGGCAGTTCAGGAACTGGAATCGGCGACTGAAACTCGTGAAGCCTTGACCACCCAGATTCAGGGGTTTCGCGAAACCCTGGCGACACTCAACGCGGAAGTCAATCGCGGCAACGATGCTGTCAAGCAGGCTCAAATTGCTTTGACAACGGCCCAGCGCGAGCGCACCCGTGTCGAAGACCGCCTGGGGTCGCTCAAAAATCTGGATGACCACCACGCCTACTATTCAAGCACGGTCAAAACGCTGCTCCACGAAGCCAAAAAAATTCCTGGTCTGCACGTGGTGGGCACGCTGGCTGATTTTCTGAATGTTCCCAGCACCTATGAAAGCCTGGTGGAAACCGTGCTGGGTGACCGGGTGCAATCCATTTTGGTGCCGACGATGGAGATGGCTGTCAATGCCGCCACCTGGCTTGAAGCCAACAAAGGCGGACGGGCGACCTTTCTGGTGACCGGATTTCAAGGCGGGGAAGGCGATCCGCCAGCCGCGACCAGCCGAAAGAAACGTCTTGCCGAAGGTGAGCCTGACACTGGCACCGGCCTTTCATTTTTGTCCGTGTTGGGGCTTTCACCGCAATTCAATACCGTTTTTTCACGGGCGTTGCCGCAACTGGCCGAAGCCCACATTGCTTCATCCCTTGATGAAGCCCTGGATTGGTCCGCTCAGGATCCGACCCGGCTCTTTTTGACGCCGGATGGCGCGCAGGTGCTGGGGTGTTCGCTGCTGGTTACGCGAGGTTCGGAAAAGCCTCCGACCAGCGTGCTGGCCCTCAAACGTGAAATCAAGGAACTGACCGCCAAAATTGGCGAACTTGACGAAGCCGTACACCAGCAAACACTCGTCCTGGAAAAAGCCCAGGCCCGCCTGACCGAACACAAAGCCCAGCAACGTGAAACCGACGGCGAATTGCGCGAACTTGAAAACCGTGCTGCCGCTGCCAGCGTCGAACTCAAACAACGTCAACGGGATGTGGAACGGGCTGACCAGCATTGCCATGTGGTCGAATCTGAAAAAACACAGCTTGCCAGAGAACGGGCCCAGCTTGCGGAACGACTGGCCCAGACCAAAACCGAACTCGAACAGGCTGAAGTGCGACATAAATCCCTGGAATCAGAATTTGCCGTGGCCCAGGAGAAACTGACGGCTCTCCGGCCCAGTGTCGAGCTGATTTCAGAAGAACTCTCGCTCATTCGCGCTGAAGTGGCGGCCCGGTTGGAACGTCGTCGGTCGGCTTCGTCTGAACTGCGTCGGTTGGAAAATGAAATTCGCGATGTCGAACACCGTCAGGGACAGCTTGAACTTGAGCAGGTCGAAGCCAGGGGCCGGCTTGAAACTCACAAGCAGCAATTGACCGATTGCGAAGCCCAGATTGTGACGTCAACCAAGGGCCAACTGACCGCCGCTGAAAAGGTGACCAAAGCTGTCATGCGGCTTGAAACGTTGCGCAGTCGCGCTGACGAACTTGAAGAAAAGCTCAATCAGTTGCGTGGCAATGAAAAAGCGGTTCGTGAAGCGCGCTCCAGTCACGAAATCGAGCAGGCCCGGATCATTTCTGAATATGAGCATGTGATCAAAACCTGCCGCAGTGAATTGAGCGAACACCTCGAAGAACTGTTGGCGGCAGAAACCGTTCCGGACGCCCGCACGCTCGAAGAACTTTCGACTGACCTCGATGACCTGCGTGAAAAAATCGAAACCCTGGGCCCAGTCAACATGCTGGCCCTTGAAGAACTTGAAGAAGCCACCAAACGGCATGAATTTCTGATTGCCCAGCGGGCCGACGTCATTGACGCCATCGCCACCACCGAAGAAGCCCTCAAGGAAATCCGCAAACGCACCCGCCAGCGCTTTCTCGAAGCCTTCAACCAGATCAATGATCACTTTGCCAGAGTGTTTCAGGAGCTATTTGGTGGTGGACGCGGCGAAATGATTTTAATTGACCAGGAAGACGTGCTTGAAAGCGGGATTGACCTGATTGCCCAACCACCTGGAAAGCGGCTGCAATCGGTGTTGCTTCTGTCAGGTGGTGAAAAAGCAATGGTCGCACTGGCACTGGTGCTGGCAATTTTCCGTTATAAACCAAGTCCGTTCTGTATTCTGAACCCTGAACCCTGA
- a CDS encoding VWA domain-containing protein, translating to MPKPIQQYSYQQIAALQIMFSFLNHLRTQTTPLVLHRKKPLVWDDEELHHSMFDRDPEGYALAALAQGVTGWQQARILLEILRRSWVGIPDDSRKILEQIAALLTALLEPEQTLTVFLALRRLRANHNHTSRAIVRWVVNHPGLEDLAVCRRPAVADCLEHALGKATIRAIARQANHEGTGWASTPINRLLSNPDRVKAVLPFLFHASKTQPTAQTLYPVAHTLIRRIWRPTESLPEVVTPTNRGDIAATLVHLYRGGATPELVEAIETYVNQAAAGLPVFSGRLTVVLDASASSRGYGDREFCCISQSVAFQRVLATLCAQTRTMTVGGQEDPPVPYGPTDLATAVLDAVADNPDLVVVLSDGYENSCQGDLAAVVAALPAAGCDTPVVFCHSKFSHSDDLQLRRPANNLTALEFWHEREFPSLIERLWCLARGNHGWETLKDHWRTELFRWYKELMVWTRLD from the coding sequence ATGCCCAAACCAATACAACAATACAGCTATCAGCAAATCGCCGCACTCCAAATTATGTTCTCATTCCTCAATCATTTGCGAACCCAAACCACACCGCTGGTGCTTCATCGGAAAAAACCGCTCGTCTGGGATGATGAAGAATTGCACCATTCCATGTTTGACCGTGACCCGGAAGGCTATGCACTCGCAGCGCTGGCCCAGGGAGTGACCGGCTGGCAACAGGCACGGATTCTGCTGGAAATTCTTCGTCGGTCGTGGGTTGGAATACCTGATGATTCCCGGAAAATACTCGAACAAATAGCGGCCCTGCTGACCGCACTGCTGGAACCAGAGCAAACCCTGACCGTGTTTCTGGCTCTGCGGCGGTTGCGAGCCAACCACAACCACACATCGCGGGCAATTGTGCGGTGGGTTGTCAATCACCCAGGACTGGAAGATTTAGCCGTTTGTCGGCGTCCAGCCGTTGCAGATTGTTTGGAGCATGCGCTGGGCAAAGCGACGATTCGTGCGATTGCTCGACAGGCCAATCACGAAGGAACTGGCTGGGCTTCAACGCCAATCAACCGACTTCTTTCCAATCCAGACCGGGTGAAAGCTGTCTTGCCGTTTCTCTTTCATGCCTCCAAAACTCAGCCGACGGCACAAACCCTGTATCCAGTGGCACATACCCTGATTCGTCGAATCTGGCGACCGACTGAATCACTGCCCGAAGTGGTCACTCCAACCAATCGCGGCGATATTGCCGCCACGCTGGTTCACCTGTATCGAGGCGGTGCCACGCCAGAGCTGGTCGAAGCAATCGAGACTTATGTCAACCAGGCCGCCGCCGGATTACCGGTTTTTTCAGGTCGGTTGACAGTTGTGCTCGATGCTTCGGCATCAAGCCGGGGCTATGGCGACCGCGAGTTCTGCTGTATTTCCCAATCGGTGGCGTTCCAACGGGTGCTGGCCACTCTCTGCGCCCAAACCCGAACAATGACGGTTGGCGGTCAGGAAGATCCGCCCGTTCCCTACGGCCCAACCGACCTGGCAACAGCCGTGCTGGACGCCGTAGCCGACAATCCAGACCTGGTGGTGGTGCTTTCAGATGGCTATGAAAACTCCTGTCAGGGAGATTTGGCCGCCGTTGTTGCTGCCCTTCCAGCCGCTGGATGTGACACACCAGTGGTGTTTTGTCACAGTAAGTTCTCACATTCCGACGATTTGCAGTTGCGTCGCCCGGCAAATAATCTGACGGCGCTTGAGTTCTGGCACGAACGGGAATTTCCATCGTTGATTGAACGCCTGTGGTGTCTCGCCCGAGGCAACCATGGCTGGGAAACGCTCAAAGACCACTGGCGAACCGAGCTTTTTCGATGGTACAAGGAGTTGATGGTATGGACACGCTTGGATTGA